Sequence from the Mycobacteriales bacterium genome:
CACCGCAGCATCGCCCCCTCGTCCGGCTCCGCGGCGTCGGTCGCCGGGTCGGCGAACACCTCCCGGTAGTCCGGGTCGGCCCACAGGACCAGGTGTGGTGCCACCGCCCGCAACCGCCCGCCCTCGAGCCAGGCCACCGCATCGGCCCGGGCCGCCGTCGTGGCCCGGTGCGCCACCACCAACGAGGTGCGGTCGGCGAGCACCGTCGCCAAGGCGTCGGCGACCCTGACCTCGGTGGCGGTGTCGAGGCTGCTGGTCGCGTCGTCGAGCACGAGCACCCGCGCGTCGGACAGGATCGCGCGGGCCAAGCCGAGCCGCTGCGCCTCGCCGCCGGAGAGCGGCGCGTCGGCGAGCGAGGTGTCGTAACCCTGGGGCAGCAGGTTGATGAAGTCGTCAGCGGCCGCTGCTTTGGCGGCAGCCTGCACCCGGATCCTGGACGCGGACGGTCGCGCGTAGGCGATCGCGTCGTGCACGGTGGCACCGAGCAGTGCCGGCCGCTCGAAGGCGTAGACGACGGCCCGGCGCATCTGGTGCGGCTCGACGTAGGCCAGCTCCGCCCCGTCGAGCAGCACCTTGCCGGCGGACGGGTCGAGCAGCCGGCCGACCAGGGAGACCAGCGTCGTCTTCCCGGCTCCGGACCGGCCGACGACCGCGAGGCTCGTCCCCGCGGGCACCGTCAGGTCGATCTCGTCGAGCACGGTGCGCTCGTCGGCGCAGACGGACACGCCGCGCAGCTGCACGTGGCCGAATCCGGCCGGGAGCGCCAGGGGCACCTCCGGCGGCGGGACCGGCAGCGCAGCGGACAGCACGCTCGCCACCCGGCCGGCCCCGACCTGGCAGTGCAGTACGCCGACCACGACGTCGACGAGTTCGAGGCTGTCCATGGCCATCGAGATGTACGCCGCAGCGGCGACGAGTTCCCCCGCCGTGATCCGGTGGCTCGCGAGCGCCCAGCCGCCGACGGAGAGCACGAGCACCTGAACCAGCGGCGCGAGAAGCAGCAGCTGCCAACTCACCTGACGTTGGATCTGCCAGCCCCGCCGGCCGGTGGCGTTGAGCTCGGGAAGCGGCTCGAGGATGCGCGCGGTCTCCTGGTCGAGCGTGCCGCTGGCCCGGATGGTCCGCGCGCCGTGATACGCGTCGACCAGCCGGGTGATGATGTCGGCCTGCAGTTGCTGGTAGCGCTGCAGCTGCTCACCGGCCCGGCCGACGAAGGCCCGGAGGAACAGTGCCGCCGCCGGTACGGCGACCAGGAAGACGATCGCCAGTGTCCAGTCGATGAGGGCCAACGCGACGAGCGCACCGACCGAGCTCACCGCGACGACGGTCGCCGCCGTCAGGAGCGGAATGAAGGACGCGACCGCCGAGGCGTCGATGGTGAGCCGCGAGAGCAGGTTTCCGGCCGGGAACAGGCGCTGGCCCGCGACGCCGAGGGCGAGCGTCCGGCGGATCAGCCGGCGCCGGGTGTCCACGGTGACGTCGGCACCGTAATAGGCGCCGGAGATGTCGGCGACGGCCTCGCCGACCGCGACCACGGCGATGGCGATCCCGAGGCGCAGCAGCGCCCTCGGCAGGCCGGTGCCCCGGGTGGCGGCATCGATGGCCGCGCCGAGCAGCACCGGCGTCAGCAGAACACCCGCGGTCCGCGCCAGGTTGGCCACGACGAAGGCCACCGCCCACGGGACGGCGCGCCGGCTGGCGCTGACGAGCAGTCGCGTGCCCGCGGCCCGCTCCTCGGCGGCCGGCAGATCCATGGGCACCTCGCTTGACCGCTGTTACGGTTGGTATCGCTTCCACTACGGCACGAGGGACCATGCTCGGCGTAGGGGAGCGCCAGGGGTGCGGAGGCGGTTCTTCCGCGACCGCTTCCGCACCCCCGGCTAACCCAGCGCCTCACCCCATCGATGTCGGCGCCGGGCTGTCCTTATTCCTCGGTGCGGAGGCGTCTTCCGCGATCGCTTCCGCACCTTCTCGCGCGCCCTCTGACGTGCGCTCGGAGAGCTAGAGGACGGTAACCGCGATGATGTTGCAGGCGGTGCTGAGGATGTTGCAGGAGGTCAGCAGGCAGCTGCCGCCGCCGCCGCCGCCACGGCCCTTGCCGCCGCCGCCGCAGCCACAACCCAGCTGAACGGTGTCGAACTGGACCGGAGCGGTTTCGGGCAGCTGCTGGAGGTCTGCAACGTCCAGAGCAAGATTGTCGAGGTGCATCGCTTCATACCTTCCGTCGAATGATGGTCGTGCCGAGTGATGTGTCATCGGACGTGCGTCGTATCAGCGACGCGTGCGGAGGGCCGCGGGCCCGGGTCGACGTCGTCATGACAGCACGAAGGAGACGACGGCCGCCCGCAGCGCGGACCGTTCGAGTCGACAGGTGGAGTCGTGGTTGGCGGCTACTTCGCGGTAGTCGACGCCGTCGGTGCGACCGGCTGCGCGCAGCCGATCCCGCAGCGCCCGGGACTGGCCGACCGGAATGAGCTCGTCGTCGACACCGTGGGCGACCAGCAGCGGAACCGAGATCGATTCGCACACCGCAAGCACGTCCCGGGTCGTCCGGTCCGCCGCCACGGTCGCGAGCGCGCCGGCTCCGGCGACGTTGTTCCCCACCCACGGCGAGGCTTCGGCGTACAACCGCTCGGTCGACAGGAACGGCGCGACGGCGACACACGCCGACCACCGGTCCGGCGCCGAACCGGCGGCGAGCAACGCGAGGTAGCCGCCGTAGCTGGCGCCCAGCACGACGGGCTTGCGCGCGTGCGGGTCCCGCTCGCGCTCGAGCTGCGCGGCGATGTGGAGTACGTCGTCGAGGTCCGGGCCACCCCAGTCACCGCGGATCGGCTCGAGGTGGTCGTCGCCGTAACCCACGCTGCCGCGGCAGTTGGGGGCGACGACTGCACACCCGGCGCGGGCGAGGGCCTGGAACAGCGGGTCATATTCCATCCGCCAGCTGGACACCGGGCCGCCGTGCAGGGCGATGACAACCCGGTCGCGGCTACGCCACCCGGGTCCGCCGTAGACGATCGCCTCGACCGGTCCGACCGCTCCGTCGAACTGCACCAGCTCGGCGTCGGCGGTCGCGGGACCGGTGTAGTCGGGATCGGTGTGCAGTTGTGCCGGCCGACCGTCGGTCGGAATGGTCAGCATCGTGGTGGGCGACCGCGGCGTGGAGAACGGGAGCCGGATCGCATCGTCGGTCCAGGACGGGCAGAGCAACGCCGCTCCGACCGGGATGTCGAGGTCGCATTCACTGTCGTCGGCGAGGCCGTACACCGAAAGCCGCGAGGTGGTTCCGCGCTGTTCGTGGAGCAGCACGCGGGAGCCGGCCGGGTCGAGGGAGAGTACCTGCCGGTCGTGCCCCGGTGCGTTGAGCCGTTCCGGGAAATGAATGGACTCGCCGGCGCCGATCGTGGTCCAGCCGAGTCGTCGTTCACCGGTCGCATCCGTGCTCACGACGACAAGCCGGGACCGCGGGTCGGCGAGCAGCACCAGGTCGTTGGTCTTGTCGGAAACGGAGAAGACGGGGGCGTGTGCACCCTCATCGAGGTCGACGGCAATCGCCTCGGACGTCCCGGAACCGTGTCGGCGGTTGAGCACGACAAGGTTGCCCTGCGGGTCGAGCCACGCGCCACCGGACAGTGTTCCGCCGAGGCGTACGGCGCGCGTCATCGTCACCGGAGAGTCGGTCACCCGCCAGATCGTCGACGCATCGGCGTCGTCGAAGGTGATGAGCAGTCCGAGCAGATCAGGCGACGGGCTCGCCAGGAGATATCCGCCGAGTGCCGCCACCATGCCGAGCGGCGTGACTGAGTCGGTTCCGGCGCCGACCATCACCACCTGGTGCTGCTCGTCGGAATTGGGAAAGACGATCAGTCGGCCGTCATCGAGCGGAAGCGACTGCGTTCCGACATCGGCCGCGACGCCGTCCACCGACTCGCGGCGCGGTGCCCGGTCGTCCGGGAATACCCATCGCTCGAGGGTGATCTGCTCGTCGCACACCCGGACGCAGCTCGCCCACCGGCCGCCGGCGGAGAACGCCACATTGATCCGCCGACACGGACCTGCGACGACACCACCGTTCGGACCGGTCTTCTGGCCACGAACGGCCGTCGCCGCCGTCATGCCCGCCCCCCAGCGGTGCCCTCGTCGACCATCCACAGCC
This genomic interval carries:
- a CDS encoding ABC transporter ATP-binding protein; translation: MDLPAAEERAAGTRLLVSASRRAVPWAVAFVVANLARTAGVLLTPVLLGAAIDAATRGTGLPRALLRLGIAIAVVAVGEAVADISGAYYGADVTVDTRRRLIRRTLALGVAGQRLFPAGNLLSRLTIDASAVASFIPLLTAATVVAVSSVGALVALALIDWTLAIVFLVAVPAAALFLRAFVGRAGEQLQRYQQLQADIITRLVDAYHGARTIRASGTLDQETARILEPLPELNATGRRGWQIQRQVSWQLLLLAPLVQVLVLSVGGWALASHRITAGELVAAAAYISMAMDSLELVDVVVGVLHCQVGAGRVASVLSAALPVPPPEVPLALPAGFGHVQLRGVSVCADERTVLDEIDLTVPAGTSLAVVGRSGAGKTTLVSLVGRLLDPSAGKVLLDGAELAYVEPHQMRRAVVYAFERPALLGATVHDAIAYARPSASRIRVQAAAKAAAADDFINLLPQGYDTSLADAPLSGGEAQRLGLARAILSDARVLVLDDATSSLDTATEVRVADALATVLADRTSLVVAHRATTAARADAVAWLEGGRLRAVAPHLVLWADPDYREVFADPATDAAEPDEGAMLR
- a CDS encoding alpha/beta fold hydrolase; amino-acid sequence: MTAATAVRGQKTGPNGGVVAGPCRRINVAFSAGGRWASCVRVCDEQITLERWVFPDDRAPRRESVDGVAADVGTQSLPLDDGRLIVFPNSDEQHQVVMVGAGTDSVTPLGMVAALGGYLLASPSPDLLGLLITFDDADASTIWRVTDSPVTMTRAVRLGGTLSGGAWLDPQGNLVVLNRRHGSGTSEAIAVDLDEGAHAPVFSVSDKTNDLVLLADPRSRLVVVSTDATGERRLGWTTIGAGESIHFPERLNAPGHDRQVLSLDPAGSRVLLHEQRGTTSRLSVYGLADDSECDLDIPVGAALLCPSWTDDAIRLPFSTPRSPTTMLTIPTDGRPAQLHTDPDYTGPATADAELVQFDGAVGPVEAIVYGGPGWRSRDRVVIALHGGPVSSWRMEYDPLFQALARAGCAVVAPNCRGSVGYGDDHLEPIRGDWGGPDLDDVLHIAAQLERERDPHARKPVVLGASYGGYLALLAAGSAPDRWSACVAVAPFLSTERLYAEASPWVGNNVAGAGALATVAADRTTRDVLAVCESISVPLLVAHGVDDELIPVGQSRALRDRLRAAGRTDGVDYREVAANHDSTCRLERSALRAAVVSFVLS